The genomic interval CAGATTAATATGTTAGAGAAACCTACCGGCTTTAGCCGGTAGTCGTTTAGTATAAATTCGATAATCACAGGGGACGTAACTATCGCCGTCCGTCCAAAGCAGCGTAATCAGGTTGATTCCTGGAACGGTTGCATGATGTTTCCCTGACCAATGATAATTGACCAGGTCGATTTGACGAGCGTAAGGCTTGTCAAGAGTTGAATCATCGATAACCAAAATCCCTTTGGTTTTATCGATGAGGGATTCTACTTCCAGCCACAATTCATCTGAATTGTGGCTCCTTACGGGATAAAAGCCGTGTAAAAGCGTCATGCGCGGGAGGAGCGTTAATTATCGGGGAGACTTTGGCAGCCTCCGTGCAACTATAGCAAAGCCATTATAAAATGATTAAATCCATGACATATTCAATTAATTTCCGTCGCAAAGTACTCGCCATACAAAAACAAGAACAGCTCACTTACGCAGAAGCCGCAAGCCGATTTGGAATTGGGATTGCTACTTTGACGCGGTGGCGTTCACGCCTGGAGCCAAAACTATAGCTGTTCCGTTATAAAACGGACTAGGAGTTACGCAGTTGAACTTGTTACTCTATAAAAGGTAGGAGTTACGCAGTTGAATTTGTAACTCTATACAGGATTGAGTTTTTTCTGTCATTCTACGCGGAGGTCGCGTTAGCGACCGTAGTCGCAGAATCTATGTAAATGGATTCTGCGACTCCGCTTCGCTTCGCGCAGAATGACTTCCTAATTTTTCAACTGCGTAACTCCTAATAGAGTTAAAAGCTCAACTGCGTAACTCCTATTTAATTTTTTTGTTACCTTTGGTATAATTCTGGATATGATTAATCTGTGCATTGGTTAGGTGACACTCTTAAAATTGGAGATCCAGTCCACAGCCTATCACACAATTTTTAAGTGTCACCTTACTTATGCACAGATTAATATGTTAGAGAAACCTACCGGCTTTAGCCGGTAGTCGTTTAGTATAAATTCGATAATCACAGGGGACGTAACTATCGCCGTCCGTCCAAAGCA from Gammaproteobacteria bacterium carries:
- a CDS encoding hypothetical protein (Evidence 5 : Unknown function); the protein is MTLLHGFYPVRSHNSDELWLEVESLIDKTKGILVIDDSTLDKPYARQIDLVNYHWSGKHHATVPGINLITLLWTDGDSYVPCDYRIYTKRLPAKAGRFL
- a CDS encoding hypothetical protein (Evidence 5 : Unknown function), giving the protein MIKSMTYSINFRRKVLAIQKQEQLTYAEAASRFGIGIATLTRWRSRLEPKL